A stretch of the Rosa rugosa chromosome 5, drRosRugo1.1, whole genome shotgun sequence genome encodes the following:
- the LOC133711379 gene encoding uncharacterized protein LOC133711379, which translates to MRSITKGDLIRPGKTRFAINHIAIDNILKKKSDLRKLFTSSAWNENAASRTRDGKRIEKRVLDGTFWDGMEAVHKIYKQLYEILRIVDTEIQPTMPILYDMFERVKQQISQMRGKKWVLKIINDRWDNTLSQPLHAAAHFLNPNFHYRHDVGYSPRFTNSLATVVEQFNINGEIADTFVDEVTSY; encoded by the exons ATGAGGAGCATCACGAAGGGAGATTTGATTCGACCGGGTAAAACTCGATTTGCGATAAATCACATTGCCATCGACaatattttgaagaagaaatctgATTTGAGAAAATTGTTTACAAGTAGCGCATGGAATGAGAATGCAGCGAGCAGGACCAGAGATGGCAAAAGGATAGAAAAAAGAGTCCTCGATGGGACATTTTGGGATGGCATGGAAGCAGTCCATAAAATTTATAAGCAATTGTATGAGATTCTTCGAATTGTTGACACAGAAATTCAGCCAACCATGCCCATATTATATGATATGTTTGAAAGAGTGAAACAACAAATATCACAGATGAGAGGAAAGAAATGGGTGCTTAAAATCATCAATGATCGATGGGATAACACATTAAGTCAACCATTGCATGCAGCAG CACATTTCTTAAACCCAAATTTTCATTATCGACATGATGTTGGTTATAGCCCACGTTTCACAAACTCTCTGGCAACAGTTGTCGAACAATTTAATATAAATGGAGAAATTGCGGATACATTTGTGGATGAGGTAACTTCTTATTGA